Proteins encoded in a region of the Bacteroidota bacterium genome:
- a CDS encoding zinc-dependent alcohol dehydrogenase family protein, which produces MKAMVLHSLTTLASNPKPLSLVHFPVPKLPLGKILVKVSACGVCHTEIDEIEGRTPPPRLPVIPGHQVVGRVEESGEGVTIFKVGDRVGVAWIFSACGTCSFCRAGNENLCPEFKATGRDANGGYAEYMTVHEDFAYPIPDVFSDAEAAPLLCAGAIGYRSLRLSHLTDGQKLGLTGFGASAHLVLKMVRHRFPGTRIYVFARSEQERAFAKELGAVWTGDSSDAAPDQLDAIIDTTPVWSPAVDALKNLAPGGRLVINAIGKEDADKQHLAQIDYSTHLWMEKEIKSAANVTRRDVSEFLQLAAEIPIKPEVQEYPLEAANEALMELKQRKIRGAKVLRVS; this is translated from the coding sequence ATGAAAGCAATGGTCCTCCACTCTCTCACGACTCTTGCGTCAAACCCGAAGCCCCTCTCGCTCGTCCACTTTCCTGTGCCGAAACTTCCTCTCGGAAAAATCCTTGTCAAAGTCTCGGCGTGCGGCGTATGCCATACCGAGATTGATGAGATTGAAGGAAGAACACCGCCGCCGCGCCTTCCCGTCATCCCGGGTCATCAGGTTGTCGGCAGAGTTGAAGAATCGGGGGAAGGCGTAACGATATTCAAGGTCGGGGATCGGGTCGGTGTTGCGTGGATTTTCTCGGCATGCGGAACGTGTTCCTTCTGCCGGGCGGGAAATGAAAATCTCTGTCCCGAATTCAAAGCAACAGGCCGCGATGCCAACGGCGGCTACGCGGAATACATGACGGTGCATGAAGATTTCGCCTACCCGATACCGGATGTCTTCTCCGATGCCGAAGCTGCGCCGCTGTTGTGTGCCGGAGCAATCGGCTATCGCTCGCTTCGTCTTTCACATCTCACCGACGGGCAGAAGTTGGGCCTCACTGGCTTCGGCGCGTCGGCGCATCTTGTGTTGAAGATGGTACGGCACAGATTCCCGGGGACACGCATCTACGTCTTTGCCCGCAGCGAACAGGAGCGGGCGTTCGCCAAAGAACTCGGCGCAGTCTGGACGGGTGATTCCTCCGATGCAGCCCCCGATCAACTCGATGCCATCATCGACACGACGCCCGTTTGGTCGCCGGCTGTTGATGCACTGAAGAACCTCGCTCCCGGCGGCAGACTCGTCATCAACGCCATCGGAAAGGAAGATGCCGACAAGCAACATCTTGCGCAGATTGACTACTCAACGCATCTTTGGATGGAGAAGGAAATCAAATCGGCAGCAAACGTCACGCGGCGGGATGTGAGCGAGTTTCTGCAGCTTGCCGCCGAAATCCCGATCAAGCCGGAAGTGCAGGAATATCCTCTGGAAGCTGCAAACGAAGCCTTGATGGAGTTGAAGCAGAGAAAGATTCGCGGGGCGAAGGTGTTGAGAGTCTCTTGA
- a CDS encoding phosphatase PAP2 family protein, translated as MIKDSTTVVAAVADSLLMPYQPIRSHDLKWYTMFQRIPGDWVTFANRNFREEKIPIIGGITALTAFAVWTDQPVWEASDRWYKSSKTVKNLSDFFEYLGDGKPQFGLAAAFGAFGYLAEDERALRTGSQLVQTILACGTVIQTLKHITGRESPFVSSRINGRWVFFPNQIDYHRKVPYYDAFPSGHIATATATLTVIMENYPEWKPWLKPLAYFLIAGIGVGLSNTGIHWWSDFPLGIALGYEFGMIASHPEGLPLSDSDGDNSPRMSLLPHISPVGQGVTLSLRF; from the coding sequence GTGATCAAGGATTCGACAACGGTTGTTGCGGCGGTTGCCGATTCATTGCTTATGCCGTACCAGCCGATCAGGTCACACGATTTGAAATGGTACACGATGTTCCAGCGCATCCCCGGCGATTGGGTGACGTTCGCCAACAGGAATTTCCGCGAAGAGAAAATCCCCATCATCGGCGGCATAACGGCACTTACCGCCTTCGCCGTCTGGACTGACCAGCCTGTGTGGGAAGCATCCGACCGATGGTACAAAAGCTCGAAAACCGTGAAAAACCTGAGCGATTTCTTTGAATATTTGGGGGATGGAAAACCGCAGTTCGGGCTGGCGGCGGCATTCGGCGCGTTCGGGTATTTAGCGGAAGACGAGCGGGCACTCCGCACGGGAAGTCAGCTCGTGCAAACAATTCTCGCATGCGGAACCGTCATTCAAACTCTCAAACACATCACCGGACGCGAAAGTCCGTTCGTCTCATCGCGCATCAACGGCCGCTGGGTGTTTTTCCCCAATCAAATCGACTACCACAGAAAAGTCCCCTACTACGACGCTTTCCCTTCGGGACATATTGCGACTGCAACAGCCACCCTCACGGTGATCATGGAAAACTATCCAGAGTGGAAGCCGTGGCTTAAACCCCTTGCGTACTTCCTGATTGCCGGCATCGGCGTCGGACTCTCCAACACGGGCATTCATTGGTGGAGCGACTTCCCGCTCGGCATTGCGCTCGGCTATGAGTTCGGCATGATCGCCTCGCATCCCGAAGGCTTGCCCCTCAGCGATTCGGACGGAGATAACTCACCCCGCATGAGCCTGCTGCCGCATATCTCTCCGGTGGGACAGGGTGTGACGTTGTCGTTGAGGTTTTGA